A window of Erpetoichthys calabaricus chromosome 12, fErpCal1.3, whole genome shotgun sequence contains these coding sequences:
- the gja2 gene encoding gap junction protein, alpha 2, whose amino-acid sequence MGDWSLLGKLLESAQEHSTVVGKVWLTVLFIFRILVLGTAAEKVWGDEQSGFTCDTKQPGCQNVCYDKTFPISHIRFWVLQIIFVSTPTLIYLGHILHLVRMEEKQKEKEKNKVSQHHGDKQPLLGNSKCKKPPVKDEQGRIRMQGAILRTYIFNIIFKTLFEVGFIVAQYFLYGFELKPLYTCNRLPCPNTVNCYISRPTEKTIFILFMLAVACLSLFLNLVEMYHLGFTKCRQGLRYRTEIASEAGSKAASEAVAPYVPSYPYFGAQPPAPVHYQAGTRYSPSPLTETDSVCHPYNSKVAYKQNRDNLAVERNGKPEESNSKLKREPQSPNDNQRKAGRVSSKPNNGKSRLDDLKI is encoded by the coding sequence ATGGGTGATTGGAGTTTGCTGGGTAAATTGCTGGAGAGTGCTCAGGAGCACTCCACAGTTGTTGGAAAGGTCTGGCTGACGGTGCTCTTCATCTTTCGCATCTTAGTGCTGGGCACTGCTGCAGAGAAAGTGTGGGGAGATGAACAGTCAGGCTTCACTTGTGACACAAAGCAACCTGGTTGCCAGAATGTCTGCTATGACAAGACCTTCCCTATATCACATATTCGCTTTTGGGTTCTACAGATCATTTTTGTGTCCACACCCACCCTCATCTATCTGGGGCACATCCTACACTTAGTACGTATGGAGGAGAagcagaaggagaaagagaaaaacaaggtATCTCAGCATCACGGTGATAAGCAACCACTCCTGGGGAATAGTAAATGTAAAAAGCCACCTGTGAAGGATGAACAGGGCCGGATACGGATGCAAGGTGCCATCTTGCGGACCTACATCTTCAACATTATTTTCAAAACTCTGTTTGAAGTGGGCTTTATAGTTGCTCAGTATTTCCTGTATGGATTTGAGCTAAAGCCACTGTACACATGTAATCGTCTGCCGTGCCCCAATACTGTAAACTGCTACATCTCTCGACCTACTGAGAAGAcgatcttcattttatttatgcttGCTGTAGCTTGCCTGTCTTTGTTCCTCAACCTGGTGGAAATGTACCACTTGGGCTTCACAAAGTGCCGACAGGGCCTGAGATACAGAACAGAAATTGCATCAGAAGCTGGCTCAAAGGCTGCTAGCGAAGCTGTAGCACCTTATGTCCCAAGTTACCCTTACTTTGGAGCACAACCACCAGCTCCAGTTCATTACCAAGCTGGGACTAGATATAGTCCATCTCCCTTGACTGAAACGGATTCAGTCTGTCATCCATACAACAGCAAAGTAGCTTACAAGCAAAACAGGGATAACCTTGCAGTAGAAAGGAATGGAAAGCCTGAGGAGAGCAACTCAAAACTCAAAAGAGAACCTCAGTCTCCCAATGACAACCAACGTAAGGCTGGCCGTGTCAGTAGTAAGCCGAATAATGGCAAGAGCCGGCTCGATGACCTAAAAATCTAG